The genomic stretch CCGTTTTCCCCTTCAGCTCTTTGACTGGTTTTCCGTCGAGCGAGAGCTCAACCAGACGGGGCTTGGCGATGCGGATGTCAAAACTCTCCCCGGCCAGCCAGAACTCCTCTTTCCCCTTTTGCACAGTTCCCTGGAAGAGCAGGACGCCGTCTGCGTACACCTTCATCCAGACGTTCTCTTTCACCCTGGCCTCGAGTTTCCTTTGCCTCGCCCTGACCACCTGGGGCGGCGGCATCGCCGCCGCGGGTTCGATCGTGGGGCTCGCCGGCGGGAGTGGGGGGAGCGGCAAGGTCTCCAGCTCCTCGGTGCTCACCGCCGGCTTGCGCGCGCGCGCGTCCGAGCACGACCTCCAGAACTTGAGGCCGGAGGCAACCACGATCGCAATCACGATCGCCGTGCCGATGCCGATTGCCGCGAGCCTCCACACAGTCGGGCTGGATGGTGCGAAGGTTTCACTCTCGGGAGGGAAGGCCTGTCGCAATACGCCCGCGTGCTCCTGCACGTACTGCTCGACGAGAGGCCGCGGATCAAGGTCGAGGTACTCGGCATATATCCTGAGGAATCCCCTCGCATAGGCGGGGGCGGGGAGAAGTGAAAATTCGCCACTCTCCATTGCCGCGATATACCTCTCGCTTATCTTTGTATCCCGAGCGACCTGGGCTATCGGAATCTTCCTGTCTTCACGCGCGCCGCGCAGATAATCGCCGATTGAATCCATACGTCAACCTCCTCTTGGAAAATCCCAAATCCCAAACTCCAAATCCCAACAAAACGAGGACTAAGTACACAGTATCATAAATATGATGACATATAAATATTGCTTTTCAAGAACGGATGCGGCACAATACGAAGACAAAGAAGGAGGCGTATTGTGCCCAGAACAAGCCCATTCAAGATTATACTCTCTTCGGAAGAA from Candidatus Auribacterota bacterium encodes the following:
- a CDS encoding helix-turn-helix domain-containing protein, with protein sequence MDSIGDYLRGAREDRKIPIAQVARDTKISERYIAAMESGEFSLLPAPAYARGFLRIYAEYLDLDPRPLVEQYVQEHAGVLRQAFPPESETFAPSSPTVWRLAAIGIGTAIVIAIVVASGLKFWRSCSDARARKPAVSTEELETLPLPPLPPASPTIEPAAAMPPPQVVRARQRKLEARVKENVWMKVYADGVLLFQGTVQKGKEEFWLAGESFDIRIAKPRLVELSLDGKPVKELKGKTAQNIFIDKDGKIVFYRGKMRAE